The following DNA comes from Myxococcales bacterium.
TATCGAACCGAATCGATCGACCCTTGAATCTTCACACAAGACGAGGGTAGCGAGGTCTCCACGCTTCTGATGACGGGAAACCAACCCAGAGAGGTCGATGTCGAGAAGCATGTCGCCCGTCAGCACGAGAGACGGGTCTGAGCCCATCAGGAAATCGCGGGCCCGACGGATTCCGCCCCCAGTTCCCAGGGGTACGGTCTCCTCGCTGAACGTAACTTCGAGGCCGCTCGGCTTGAACGCGTGTACAGCCTCGCGAATGCTCTCTGGACGATGGTGGAGATTGACCACAACCTCGCTCACGCCATGGCTCTTCAATAGCTCCAACAAGAATGCGATCACCGGCGTTCCGCGCACGGGCAGGGCCGGCTTGGCGCATAGATCGCTGAGCCGACGCATGCGCGTGCCCAATCCGGCAGCCAGAATCATGGCCCGGGTCATGAGGGATTCTCGCTGTGCCCGTTTGTCGGTTCCCGCAGCTCGTCTACTAGATCCGCAAAGCGCTGCAGCACAGGGTCCCAACTCGCCGCACGAGACGACGCCTCTCGCAGGCTTTCGCGAGCCGCCGGCAGAAAACCGAGATAGCGCGAATCGTCCTCTGCGGTGAAGGCGCGGATGTAGTGGGCTGCATCCTTTGCGACTCGCGTGAGGGTAAGCAAGGTAAAGCGTTGATTGAAAACATCGGGGTCGGGGGCGTCGGGCAGCGCCGGTCGCGTTGCTTCGAGCTGGGTCATGACGTCCTCGATTGGAAGCTGCACGTGACTGTCGCGCAGCAGACACACGAGATCGTATTCCGGCGGCGCCATGAAGGCGCCCTGAAAATCGATCAAGACCAGACGTTCCCCCTTTGGGGCTTCGGGGCGAAGGTGGATATTGGCAGCCTTGAAGTCTCGGTGGGAAAATCGCATCGGCGCTGGCTCGCAAACGTCCGCAATGTGCGAAAAGGTTGCGTAAACAACTTCGAGTTCGGCTTGACTGGGGTCTCGCCCCAGCCAATACGGCAGCGCCCAGATCGCGACACGACCGGCTTTGCTGTTGAACAGGGGTCGGTCGAGTCGTCGCTCGAACGCGGGCAGTGATGGTTGCGGGGGTTCGAGCCGCTGCAGACGCGGGATCAGCGAACAGGCTTCGCCGTAGAGTTCCAGGCGAAGGGCTCGCGAGGCCGTGCCCACCTCAGCTTCGAGACTGGTAGAACCCACGTCTTCAAGCAGTTCGACGGCCAACTCTGCACTGCCGCCGTAATGTTTGGGAACCGGAATGTCCGCGGTTTCGAGGTATTCGAGCAGAGGGGCTAGCGGGGGTTCGCTGGGGACACCTTCCGCGCGTTTGAAGGGGTCTTCTTTCGCTTCGGCCCGTGCGATCACACTGGCGGGTTGCCCGGCGGTGGTTGTCTCCGCGAGTCGCAGGCGAAAGAAGCGTCGGTTGCCCAGACCCGGCGCGATCGATTCGATCTGTACGATTGCGGTAGAGAGATTGCGCTTTACCAGCCCGTCCAGGGCGTTGTGCTGCTCCTCGCTGCTCAGCTGAAGAAGAGATGACATGCCACTACCGCACCGGCAAAGCCCGCGAAATCCCCGGCCAGACAGGCGAGCAAAGTGTGACGCCCCTGGCGGATCCGCGCCGCGCCAAAGTATACCGCCAGCACGTAGAAGGTGGTTTCGGTGGATCCCTGTAACGTGCTGGTCAGGTAGCCGATGAACGAATCGGGGCCGTGGACCATCAGAGTCTCAC
Coding sequences within:
- a CDS encoding phosphotransferase is translated as MSSLLQLSSEEQHNALDGLVKRNLSTAIVQIESIAPGLGNRRFFRLRLAETTTAGQPASVIARAEAKEDPFKRAEGVPSEPPLAPLLEYLETADIPVPKHYGGSAELAVELLEDVGSTSLEAEVGTASRALRLELYGEACSLIPRLQRLEPPQPSLPAFERRLDRPLFNSKAGRVAIWALPYWLGRDPSQAELEVVYATFSHIADVCEPAPMRFSHRDFKAANIHLRPEAPKGERLVLIDFQGAFMAPPEYDLVCLLRDSHVQLPIEDVMTQLEATRPALPDAPDPDVFNQRFTLLTLTRVAKDAAHYIRAFTAEDDSRYLGFLPAARESLREASSRAASWDPVLQRFADLVDELREPTNGHSENPS